TTCAATGTCCTCATCAGGAGTGTGGTATTGCGGTTACTTGTGCAAATTTAGAACGACCTAAATACAAAAGAAAGGTAGAACCTTATTTTAAATCGGTTGAAAATCATAAATTTGGTTGTCCTTTTGCAGAGGAGGAAAGACGTACCAAGTTTCAGGATATTGATAAAAATGGATTTTATGAAAATGTCACTTCAGGCGAGATTTTGGTAAATCTGGCAGAACCTACACCTAAAAAACAAAATAGCGATAATGCTTCTGAGGTTAAAGAAATCAATGTTTCACGAACTTGCCAACTTTCAGATTCAAAAAAAGATAAAGTATCAACTAATCAAACTAAAACTTTATCTGTATTGGTTTCATCTTTCTTAAATAATGAAAACTTTCCAATAACATTACCAAGACCATATCAAGAAAGAATCTTTTTGAAAAACGCATTTATTAAAGTTGATGGTCAGGATTTGTCAAGCCTGGAACAAAATTGTTGGAGAGTTTATTACGGAAAAGCGTGGATAAACAAACTATCAAGTGGTGATTATCAAATTAAATTTGACTCTCAGTTACATGATCTTTCAGTTGAAGTGAGTGGTGTTAGACCTTCGTTTTTTATTTCAAAATCTTTGATTTGTGATTCGCCATATGAAAAATTCACAAAAGAGAAAATAGATGAATTAGTAATTCAGAAAAAACCTAAACAAGTTTTTATTTTTTCAGATGTTCCATCTTTAAATCATACAAAGAAATATATTAATTTTATACTTGAAGGTCTACCATATTTAGAGATTTTGGATACATAAAATAAGGAGTTTCCCCATGCGCAAACTGCAAAACACGCTCTACATCACCACTCAGGGCAGCTATCTGCATAAGGAGCGGGAGGGGAGACGCTGGTGGTGGAGCAGGAGCGTAAGAAGGTGGCGCAGTTGCCGGTGCATTCCATCGGGCATATTTTCTGTTTTGGGAATGTGCTGGTGTCACCGTTTTTATTGGGGTTTTGCGGCGAAAATAATGTGAATTTGGCGTTTTTTACCGAAAACGGGCGTTATTTGGGACGACTTCAGGGGTGGCAGAGCGGCAATGTGCTGCTGCGTCGGGCGCCGTATCGGGTGTCGGAGCAAAATCCCGTGCCGATTGCGCGCAATATCATTGCGGCGAAGATTCAGGCGAGTAAGCGGGTGCTTCAGCGGCAGATTCGCAATTATGGCGAGAATGCGGCGATTCAAAGTGCGGTTGATTCTTTGAATATTTCGCTGCAGCAATTGAAGGGCGCGGCGGAGCTGGACGTGGTGCGTGGTATTGAGGGCGATGCGGCGGCGCGTTATTTCGGCGTGTTCGGGCAGCTTTTGAGCGAAAAAAGCGGCTTTATTTTTGACGGACGCAACCGCCGTCCGCCCAGAGACGGGGTGAATGCGCTGTTGTCGTTTGTGTACAGTCTGTTGGGCAAGGACATCAGCGGCGCGCTGCAAGGCGTGGGGATAGACCCGCAGGTGGGTTTTCTGCACGCCGACCGCCCGGGGCGCGATAGTCTAGCGCAGGATATTTTGGAAGAATTCCGCGCATGGTGGGCGGATAGGTTGGTGCTGTCGCTGATTAACCGAGGGCAAATCAATCCGCAGGATTTCGTTACCGAGGCGAGCGGCGCGGTAAGCTTAAAAACCGAGGCACGTAAACTGTTGTTCCAAGCCTTTCAGGCGAAAAAGCAGGAAAAAATCGTGCATCCGTTTTTGGGCGAAGAAGTGGAAATCGGCTTGTTGCCGTATATTCAGGCAATACTGTTGGCGCGCCATTTGCGAGGAGATTTGGCGGAATATCCACCGTTTTTGATGAGATAAGCTATGTTAATGCTGATTACTTATGACATTTCTTTTGACGATCCAAACGGGCAAGCGTGATTACGTCGTATCGCAAAACATTGCTTAGATTACGGCGTGCGGGCGCAATATTCGGTATTTGAATGCGATGTCAAGCCTGACCAATGGGTTATGTTGAAAAATAAACTGTTGGAAACCTACGACTCCACATGTGACAGCCTGCGTTTTTATCATTTAGGCAGTAAGTGCTTAATAAAGTGGAGCATCATGGGGCAAAACCGGCAGTGGATGTATTTAAAGACGTGCTTGTCATTTAGTTCGCTAACCTGTTGTTCTCATCAAAACCCTGATGGGATAGCGATCCTTATTTTCTTTAACAATTTGGATGAATTAATCTATTTGTATAACGGCGGTATGGTCGTTATACTTACTAAACTCCTTATCATAAAATCAGTTAGCGAAATACAGTGTTTAATTCGCTGATTTTTCTTACTTTTTTATATAGGGAGCAGCCGCCTCCGTGCGGCTGTGTGTTGAAACTTCCCCAACTGCATTGTTAATATCAGCTTTAATGGAGGCACCCGCCTTCGGGTGGTTTTACGTTGCAATAAAACTTAATAAATTTGAATAGCATAATATTTACAGCGCTACTACTCGATCTCTCAACCCAATTCATATCCAACAACATTCCCCCTTGTTTTTCCCCCTTATTCGCTCTAGACTATGCCCCATTTTTAGCTTTCATTATTTACAATTATGCGTGTTTCTGACTTTCATTTTGACTTACCTGATGAGCTGATTGCTCGTTACCCTAAAGAAGATCGTTCTTCTTGTCGCTTGTTACAACTCAATGGTGAAAACGGGGAAATTTCTCACCGCACTTTTACCGATGTATTGGATTTAATCGACGAAGGTGATTTGTTGATTTTTAACAATACGCGCGTGATCCCTGCTCGTATGTTTGGTCGCAAAGCCAGTGGCGGGAAAATTGAGGTGTTGGTGGAACGTGTTTTAAGTGAACATCATTTCTTAGCGCATATTCGTTCATCAAAAGCCCCAAAAGAAGGTGCAGAATTATTTTTAGGCGAAGATAAGCTCGGTGAAAATAATGGCGTAAAAGCGATTATGGTCGGTCGTCAAGATGCCCTTTTTGAAGTGGAATTAGCGGATAAAAGTCGCAATGTACTTGATGTGTTGCAAGAAATCGGTCATATGCCGTTACCGCCTTATATTGATCGCCCAGATGAAGAAGCGGATCAAGAATGCTATCAAACCGTGTATAACAAAGTGCCTGGTGCAGTGGCGGCACCAACAGCAGGCTTGCATTTTGATGATGAGCTTTTACAAAAATTACACGAAAAAGGCGTCAATTTTGAATTTGTGACTTTGCACGTGGGCGCAGGTACATTCCAACCCGTACGTGTTGAAAATATTGAAGATCACATCATGCACGCAGAATATGTGGAACTTTCTCAAGAAGTCTGCAATGCCATTATTGAAACGAAAAAAGCGGGTAAACGTGTGATTGCGGTAGGTACAACATCAGTGCGTTCTGTTGAAACCGCAGCCCTATCAGCAGAAGAAAATGGCAATCCAGATTTAATTGAACCTTATTTTTCTGATACGTCTATTTTTATTTACCCGGGCAAATCATTCCGTGTGGTGGATGCGTTGATTACCAACTTTCACTTACCGGAAAGCACATTGATTATGTTGGTGTCTGCCTTCGCAGGCTTTAGCCACACCATGAACGCCTATAAAAGTGCGGTCAAAAATCGCTACCGTTTTTTCAGTTATGGCGATGCGATGTTCATCACTAAAAACCCCAATGTGAAAGGGTTAGAATAAGTGGTTTGACTTATTTTCAGCCAACTCATAAAATACTCGTCCAGAAGCCTGTACTAACAGGCTTTTTTATTGAATAACAACCTACGAACTGTTTATTCGTTGAGGAAAAAAATGAAATATGAATTAGATAAAACCAGCGGCAGTGCTCGTCGTGGTCGCTTGGTGTTTGAACGTCCACAAGGCACGTTCACCGTTGAGACCCCTGCGTTTATGCCAGTGGGTACATACGGCACGGTAAAAGGCATGACACCTGAAGAAGTGCGTGCGACGGGTGCAGAAATTTTGCTTGGTAACACGTTCCATCTATGGCTTCGTCCAGGTCAAGAAGTCATGCGTAAACACGGTGATTTACATGACTTTATGCAATGGCATCGTCCGATTTTGACTGATAGTGGCGGTTTCCAAGTATTTAGTTTAGGTAAATTACGTAAAATCACCGAAGAAGGCGTGAAATTCCAAAATCCAATTAATGGTGAGCGCATTTTCCTTTCACCTGAAAAATCCATGGAAATTCAATACGATTTAGGTTCTGACATCGTGATGATTTTCGATGAATGTACGCCTTATCCAGCGACTTTCGATTATGCGAAAAAATCCATGGAAATGTCTCTTCGTTGGGCAAAACGCAGCCGCGATCGCTTTGATGAATTAGGCAATAAAAATGCGCTATTCGGTATTATTCAAGGCGGCGTGTTTGAAGAATTACGCAAAGTATCATTAGAAGGCTTAGTGAATATTGGCTTTGACGGTTATGCGGTGGGCGGTTTAGCGGTAGGTGAACCAAAAGAAGACATGCACCGCATTTTAGAATACATCTGCCCACAAATCCCGGCTGATAAACCGCGTTATTTAATGGGCGTGGGTAAACCAGAAGATTTAGTGGAAGGTGTACGTCGTGGTATTGATATGTTCGACTGTGTAATGCCAACTCGTAATGCACGTAACGGCCATTTATTCGTGACTGATGGCATTGTCAAAATCCGTAATGCAAAATACCGTGATGATACCAGCCCGTTGGATCCTGAATGTGATTGCTACACCTGTAAAAACTACACCAAAGCGTATTTATATCATTTAGATAAATGCGGTGAAATTTTAGGTGCACGCTTAAATACAATTCACAATTTACGCTATTATCAACGTTTAATGGCAGAAATTCGTCAAGCTATCGAAGACGATCGTTTTGATGATTTTGTGGTGGAATTCTATGCTCGCATGGGCAAACCTGTTCCACCATTACAATTAGCGGATAACTCATAATTGATGAAAG
This is a stretch of genomic DNA from Haemophilus parainfluenzae. It encodes these proteins:
- the tgt gene encoding tRNA guanosine(34) transglycosylase Tgt; the protein is MKYELDKTSGSARRGRLVFERPQGTFTVETPAFMPVGTYGTVKGMTPEEVRATGAEILLGNTFHLWLRPGQEVMRKHGDLHDFMQWHRPILTDSGGFQVFSLGKLRKITEEGVKFQNPINGERIFLSPEKSMEIQYDLGSDIVMIFDECTPYPATFDYAKKSMEMSLRWAKRSRDRFDELGNKNALFGIIQGGVFEELRKVSLEGLVNIGFDGYAVGGLAVGEPKEDMHRILEYICPQIPADKPRYLMGVGKPEDLVEGVRRGIDMFDCVMPTRNARNGHLFVTDGIVKIRNAKYRDDTSPLDPECDCYTCKNYTKAYLYHLDKCGEILGARLNTIHNLRYYQRLMAEIRQAIEDDRFDDFVVEFYARMGKPVPPLQLADNS
- the queA gene encoding tRNA preQ1(34) S-adenosylmethionine ribosyltransferase-isomerase QueA, coding for MRVSDFHFDLPDELIARYPKEDRSSCRLLQLNGENGEISHRTFTDVLDLIDEGDLLIFNNTRVIPARMFGRKASGGKIEVLVERVLSEHHFLAHIRSSKAPKEGAELFLGEDKLGENNGVKAIMVGRQDALFEVELADKSRNVLDVLQEIGHMPLPPYIDRPDEEADQECYQTVYNKVPGAVAAPTAGLHFDDELLQKLHEKGVNFEFVTLHVGAGTFQPVRVENIEDHIMHAEYVELSQEVCNAIIETKKAGKRVIAVGTTSVRSVETAALSAEENGNPDLIEPYFSDTSIFIYPGKSFRVVDALITNFHLPESTLIMLVSAFAGFSHTMNAYKSAVKNRYRFFSYGDAMFITKNPNVKGLE